A region of uncultured Carboxylicivirga sp. DNA encodes the following proteins:
- a CDS encoding HlyD family efflux transporter periplasmic adaptor subunit: MSRKQIINLLSTLSFIALGVLLFFLFKSLKKPPQVALPQKATRGIHTLTVKYTDLPGIIESSGRITAFDEITISSEVSGRLTAGSKLFKDGTSFNKGELIAKVENEEFVFQLQATRSQFMQKLATSLADIKIDFPESYDKWLAFFEEIRSDKNLPDLPEITNPKERVFMAAKSILNDYYSIQSNEVRLEKHSIRAPFNGTLKEVTLEVGSVINTGTKLGTFTRTDLFELEVPVASENIDIIKPGMKVNIKNKEGELYWTGTVDRIAEVMNSATQSVSVYISIPSSFEHPLYDGMYLSAEIEGKPIENVFGIPRDAIFNGNYVHILKNKKLVDQAIEKVFYNNETVYIKGIPEGSELVTESIMGITDYIDFESIK, from the coding sequence ATGTCTCGTAAACAAATAATCAATTTGTTATCAACGCTTTCCTTTATTGCGTTAGGCGTTTTGTTATTCTTTCTTTTTAAAAGTCTAAAAAAACCACCCCAGGTTGCACTTCCACAAAAAGCTACCCGCGGTATACATACCCTCACAGTTAAATACACTGATCTTCCCGGTATCATTGAATCATCAGGAAGAATAACCGCTTTTGATGAAATAACCATTAGTAGTGAAGTGAGTGGCAGACTGACAGCCGGATCGAAATTATTCAAGGACGGCACCTCTTTTAATAAAGGCGAATTGATTGCAAAAGTTGAAAATGAAGAATTTGTTTTCCAGCTTCAAGCAACACGTAGTCAGTTTATGCAGAAATTAGCTACAAGTCTGGCTGACATAAAAATTGATTTTCCGGAATCATATGACAAATGGCTTGCCTTCTTCGAAGAAATAAGATCTGACAAAAACCTACCTGATTTACCTGAAATCACCAACCCAAAAGAAAGGGTTTTCATGGCTGCAAAAAGCATACTGAATGATTATTATTCAATTCAGAGTAATGAAGTAAGATTAGAGAAACACTCAATACGGGCTCCATTTAACGGAACGCTTAAAGAAGTAACTCTTGAAGTTGGATCTGTTATAAATACTGGTACTAAACTAGGTACTTTTACCCGCACTGATTTATTCGAACTGGAAGTTCCGGTTGCTTCTGAAAATATTGATATTATTAAACCAGGTATGAAGGTTAACATCAAGAATAAAGAAGGTGAATTATACTGGACGGGTACTGTTGATCGGATTGCAGAAGTTATGAATTCTGCCACTCAATCAGTAAGTGTTTACATTTCTATTCCAAGCAGTTTTGAGCACCCTCTGTATGATGGGATGTACCTATCTGCCGAAATTGAAGGCAAACCTATTGAGAATGTTTTTGGCATTCCAAGAGACGCCATTTTTAATGGTAACTATGTACATATTCTGAAGAATAAAAAATTAGTGGATCAAGCAATCGAAAAGGTTTTTTACAACAATGAAACAGTGTATATCAAAGGGATCCCTGAAGGTTCTGAATTAGTTACTGAATCTATTATGGGCATTACCGATTACATTGATTTTGAATCCATCAAATAA
- a CDS encoding SRPBCC family protein: MAFYQFKRQQLIHTDIKTLWDFISSPANLSKITPERMNFTITSDGIDKMYEGMIISYKVNLVPFLKNIWVTEIATIEDQHYFIDTQLIGPYKLWHHQHILEKTENGILMTDIVSYCPPFGFLGRIANVLFINRQLKHIFDYREKKLNKIFKKSLP, from the coding sequence ATGGCATTTTATCAATTTAAAAGGCAGCAACTAATTCATACAGATATAAAAACACTTTGGGATTTTATTTCTTCTCCTGCTAATTTGAGCAAAATAACACCCGAAAGAATGAACTTTACCATAACATCAGATGGTATTGACAAAATGTATGAAGGGATGATTATATCTTATAAGGTTAACCTCGTACCTTTCTTAAAAAACATCTGGGTTACAGAAATAGCTACAATTGAAGACCAACATTACTTTATAGACACACAACTAATTGGTCCCTATAAGTTATGGCATCATCAACACATTTTAGAAAAAACTGAAAATGGAATATTAATGACAGATATAGTTAGTTATTGTCCACCCTTTGGTTTCTTAGGAAGAATCGCCAATGTTCTATTTATCAATAGACAATTAAAACATATTTTCGATTATCGTGAAAAGAAATTAAACAAGATTTTCAAAAAATCTTTACCATAG
- a CDS encoding restriction endonuclease, with protein sequence MHTKPLNDFLIQKASGDQVYFESEKLLSSLMRSGASDEVAQNILNAVGMIMHDGISTKEIYNKAYDILRKQEKKTAVNYRLKQAVSELGPSGYPFEHFVGELFKARGFDVEVGKLVQGYSVTHEIDVFARNGHKDVLVECKFHNYPGTKSDVKVPMYIRSRFDDINRARSYNDQLRNIETEGWIITNTRFTEDAEKFGADYGLNLLAWDYPEKSSLKKWIEMENLHPVTCLSSISRKEKMALLGKGIVMCNDLYQKAEDRETLPIKPRNLRACKRELKDYVTE encoded by the coding sequence ATGCATACTAAACCATTAAACGACTTCTTAATTCAAAAAGCCTCAGGTGATCAGGTTTATTTTGAAAGTGAAAAGTTACTGTCTTCGTTAATGCGATCCGGAGCTTCTGATGAAGTGGCACAAAATATTTTAAATGCTGTGGGTATGATAATGCATGATGGAATATCCACCAAAGAAATTTACAATAAGGCTTACGACATACTAAGAAAGCAGGAGAAAAAAACGGCTGTTAATTATCGGTTAAAACAGGCGGTTTCGGAATTGGGACCATCTGGATATCCATTTGAGCACTTTGTAGGAGAGTTATTTAAGGCTCGTGGTTTTGATGTGGAAGTAGGGAAACTTGTGCAAGGGTATAGTGTAACACACGAAATAGATGTTTTCGCTCGAAATGGTCATAAAGATGTTTTGGTGGAATGTAAGTTTCATAATTATCCGGGTACCAAATCTGATGTTAAAGTTCCGATGTATATTCGTTCTCGTTTTGATGATATTAACAGAGCAAGATCATACAATGATCAATTACGCAATATTGAAACAGAAGGATGGATCATTACTAATACACGTTTTACCGAAGATGCAGAAAAGTTTGGAGCAGATTATGGATTAAATCTGCTGGCATGGGATTATCCTGAAAAATCAAGTCTTAAAAAATGGATTGAAATGGAAAATCTTCATCCTGTTACATGTTTATCATCCATTTCACGAAAAGAAAAGATGGCATTGTTGGGTAAAGGAATAGTGATGTGTAACGATCTATACCAGAAGGCAGAGGATAGGGAAACTTTGCCAATTAAACCACGCAACTTAAGAGCATGTAAACGTGAATTGAAAGATTACGTGACAGAATAA
- a CDS encoding DMT family transporter, with product MEQIFLSHKGEVAALLTAVCWTFTSLAFESAGKKVGSMSVNLIRLVMAIFLLGTLSYIRFDYFFPSGATADQWLWLSISGLVGFVVGDLLLFQAFVVIGARISMLIMALAPPLAALFGWIILGERLTTGNIFGMIVTIIGISLVILGRPGKGKKIQIKYSLKGILLAFGGATGQGLGLVLSKLGMGDYDPVSATMIRVITGVFGFSIIFVFTGHWPKVIKAAQYGAAMARISIGAFFGPFLGVSLSLWAIKYTTTGVASTIMAIVPVLIIPPAVLLFKEKVSFMEIFGSVIAVAGVVMLFLW from the coding sequence ATGGAACAAATCTTTCTTTCGCATAAAGGCGAAGTGGCTGCTTTATTAACAGCTGTTTGCTGGACTTTTACCTCGTTGGCCTTTGAATCAGCAGGTAAAAAAGTTGGTTCAATGTCAGTGAACCTGATTCGGTTGGTTATGGCCATTTTTTTGCTTGGCACCTTATCATATATTCGGTTTGATTATTTCTTTCCGTCAGGGGCAACAGCTGATCAATGGTTATGGTTGTCGATAAGTGGTTTGGTAGGATTTGTAGTTGGAGATTTGCTTTTGTTTCAGGCTTTTGTTGTGATTGGAGCACGGATTTCAATGTTAATAATGGCATTGGCACCCCCATTGGCGGCTTTGTTTGGATGGATTATTCTGGGCGAAAGACTAACTACTGGTAATATATTTGGAATGATTGTTACCATTATTGGTATTTCATTAGTCATATTAGGAAGGCCTGGTAAAGGCAAAAAAATACAGATAAAATATTCTTTGAAAGGTATTTTACTTGCCTTTGGTGGTGCTACAGGTCAAGGACTTGGTTTAGTGCTAAGTAAATTAGGAATGGGTGATTATGATCCGGTTTCTGCTACAATGATTCGGGTAATCACAGGTGTATTTGGATTTTCTATCATATTTGTTTTTACCGGACACTGGCCAAAAGTTATTAAAGCTGCTCAATATGGTGCTGCAATGGCACGTATTTCAATAGGTGCATTTTTTGGACCTTTTTTAGGAGTGTCTCTTTCGTTATGGGCAATTAAGTATACAACAACGGGTGTTGCGTCAACAATTATGGCTATTGTTCCAGTTTTAATTATTCCGCCGGCTGTGTTGCTATTTAAGGAGAAAGTTTCTTTTATGGAGATTTTTGGATCTGTAATTGCCGTGGCCGGGGTAGTGATGTTATTTCTATGGTAA